The sequence below is a genomic window from Amia ocellicauda isolate fAmiCal2 chromosome 6, fAmiCal2.hap1, whole genome shotgun sequence.
ATCCAAGTAAACAGATATTCCTCCCTGCTTTTTAGTCAGAAATCCGAGTTTCTATCATTACATAATGGCTCAACTCCACATACAAAACAGTGTCTTGCTGGCCCTGATCGCAGGTCCCTGGCAGACATGTTCCCAGTGTGTGGCGTGAAGGCCGAGACAGCCTGGCACTTGTGACGTTCTCCGAGAGGAAGTAACAGAACCCGGGCAGAGGGAGAAGAGTCCAAGGTTGAGAAATGCCCCGTGCGAGACCGCCATCACCTCTGCACCGAGGCCCGGCAGCCCACGGCCAGCTTGCTGCGGCCGCCGCTCCTGGTGTAGTCCCGGCTGGGGCTCTCGCCCTCGGAGCTGCTTCCCTGGAGGCGCAGGCGCTTGCGCTTGCCCTCCGCCTCGGGCTCCGAGTCGCTGAGCTCCAGGTCGGGGCAGTAGCCATCGTTCTCCTGGTAGGGCTGCCCACGGCCCGTCTGCCTGTCCGGGGCAGGTTTGGTCCACAGCCGCTCTTTGGTGGAGCCTTTCCTGGAGGGCTTGTCCAGGCCGCGCAGGTCCTCGGTCGTTCGCACCAAGCTATCGGTGGCCTCCTTGAAGGAGCGCTCCATGAAGTCCTCCACAGTGGACTTGCGGAAGTTCCCTTGGTGCCCCTCTTTGCCTGAGAATTTATCGGGGGGGCCCTGCTCGTGGGGCGTTTGGCAGGAAGTGTCTCTCTGGGAGACCGTCTTCTCCATGATACCGTTGGACTTGGGCGGCCGGGCCCGCTCCTGCTCCAGCTTGCTGCTCCCGTTGGACGAGTGTCCGTGGAGGGCGGCGTGGAAGGCGAGCGGCTTCCCCGAGGGCTTGGCGGGAGGGGCAGGGCCGGCGCTCGGCCCCCCATCCCCCCGGGAGTGCGCCGAGCTGGCCAACAGGCCGTTGGGCCTCTCCTCCCGCCGGGCCCGGTGGTGGTGATGCTGGGACTTGGTCTTCTCCCCAACTCTCAGCGCCGCCCCCTGCACAGCCGCACAACTGCTTTTGTCGTAAACGTTCCCGCTGTTGTCTGGACACAGCGGCCCATTCCCTGACTTTGTACTGGTCTTGCCGTTTCCCGATGTCACTTTGGGCATCTTCAGCTTCAGCGTGATCCGTGGAGGGGGCCGGAAGAGTACGCTCTCCAGTGGGCACGACAGAGGGAGCCCTGCGGAGGGACGGGAGCATTCGGTTAGACAACGTAAGAAACAATATCAGCAAAGCTTGGTtaacaaaatgataaaaaataaatcatgctgAAGTATCTAAAGAAAAGAGACATGAATCATGAATAATATTTTGACTTCAGGACTGAGCCACGAAGCCTCTGTGCTCATCTATTGCCAGAGTAGCGGTTCTCCTGCCAAGAAGATGAAGTACAAACCGACCTACAGAGGCCTACTTTCATAGCCAGAGTGCGCCTGCAGGCTGAGACTCAATAACAACTGTTCCCGGCCTGCAGGGGCCTGTCAGGACAGTGTGTTTAAGGTGTCAAGTGGTGGGAATTTGTTTAAAGAGTAAGGAGGATGCCACCTCTCCTATGAAAGACACGTCCAGCCCAGTTACCTGCAGACAGCTCCTGGTTGATCAGTTGCACCTGCAGGTTGAAGATCTGCTCCTGAGCTTTGCTCTGAGACAGTTTCAGTTTCTCCCGCCTGCTCACCATGTAGCACAAGTTCCTCACCTGCATTGACACACAGagcaatgaataaatacatcaaaaaaGGAAGATTTCAAGAAGGACGTTCTTTTCGTATAGGTTCATTAGGGGCTGTCTCGGCTCCCAGCCTAACAAAGCAGACACACTTCTACCCTCATTTCCGACAATTAACTTAATTACTCACATAAAATCAACCCTGCAGCTAAGAAATTGGATCTAAGGCTCAAAACAGGATAATTTTCAAGCAATTTGGTTTTCTTCTGCATCCTGCAGCAAGTCTCAACCCTGGCCCGGGAGAAGCCCTGTGTCTGGAGGTTTCTGTTCCAGCAGAGCCTTAATTGCACGCTTATCTCCAAATGGTCACAGTCGAGAGTGATTATAAAGGGCATTTTGGAAAGGAAAGTTAAGGAATTTGTGTTGCAGTCGAGGAATTCAAATCTCAGCTGCAGCACAAACCAGAAAGAACCAGAAAGTTGTCCGTGACCAAGATTTACTAAAATGGCGTCTCGCGAAAGGCACCGCAGCGGAGTATTTTGGGAATCGGTCGTCTTAAGAACGACATGCTAACTTAAGAGCTAATTTATCgctttatattcatatttttatgcaATTCTTTCGTGTGCAATCCTTTTCGTATAGGGTCCTACCCTCTCCAGGTCCTGCCGCAGGTGCATGAACATCCTCATGCGTGTGTGAATGCTGTCCTCCTTGGGCTGCAGCAGCAGGTTCTCCTCGCCCTCCTTGGGCGTCATCAGGGCCTTGTTGAAGTGCGTCTTGCGCTTGAGTTTCCAGTACTGGAAGATGAAGTC
It includes:
- the jade3 gene encoding protein Jade-3 isoform X2 encodes the protein MKLPDSHHINPEEYYLLADTWKQEWEKGVQVPASPDTIPLPSVRIIAEKPKESLYSRPRKYIQCSSPEPAEPGYINILELAESMCRYDLDDIDLYWLQELNVELEDMGERFVDELTMERVMEALERQCHDNMNHAIETEEGLGIEYDEDVICDVCRSPDSEEGNDMVFCDKCNICVHQACYGILKVPEGSWLCRTCVLGIHPQCLLCPKKGGAMKATRAGTKWAHVSCALWIPEVSIACPERMEPITKVSHIPPSRWALVCSLCKLKTGACIQCSVKSCIVAFHVTCAFEHSLQMKTILDEGDEVKFKSYCLKHSKPKPGEPGHSPARHKAPTETEKVGLRAQKLQELEEEFYTLVRPEELAHDLALPQHILDFIFQYWKLKRKTHFNKALMTPKEGEENLLLQPKEDSIHTRMRMFMHLRQDLERVRNLCYMVSRREKLKLSQSKAQEQIFNLQVQLINQELSAGLPLSCPLESVLFRPPPRITLKLKMPKVTSGNGKTSTKSGNGPLCPDNSGNVYDKSSCAAVQGAALRVGEKTKSQHHHHRARREERPNGLLASSAHSRGDGGPSAGPAPPAKPSGKPLAFHAALHGHSSNGSSKLEQERARPPKSNGIMEKTVSQRDTSCQTPHEQGPPDKFSGKEGHQGNFRKSTVEDFMERSFKEATDSLVRTTEDLRGLDKPSRKGSTKERLWTKPAPDRQTGRGQPYQENDGYCPDLELSDSEPEAEGKRKRLRLQGSSSEGESPSRDYTRSGGRSKLAVGCRASVQR